The Desulfomicrobium orale DSM 12838 genome includes a window with the following:
- a CDS encoding ABC transporter ATP-binding protein: MSFPSVDLCDVRVTLTAGVEAVNILHGVSLRVEKGQTLAVTGPSGSGKTTMLMLMAGLERPCSGQVRMAGVDLGGLGEDALARFRREHLGIVFQAFHLIPTMTALENAALPLEFAHHPQALELARAALDQVGLDGRRNHYPSQLSGGEQQRVALARAFAPRPSIILADEPTGNLDADTGRRVMEFLFSMQEEDQTTLVLVTHDPALAGQCQRQAVMRAGRLEER; this comes from the coding sequence ATGAGTTTTCCTTCTGTGGATTTGTGCGATGTTCGTGTGACGCTAACCGCCGGAGTGGAGGCGGTCAATATATTGCATGGGGTGAGCCTGCGCGTGGAAAAGGGTCAGACTCTGGCCGTGACCGGGCCTTCGGGCTCGGGCAAGACCACCATGCTCATGCTCATGGCCGGACTGGAGCGCCCCTGCTCCGGCCAGGTGCGGATGGCGGGAGTGGATCTGGGCGGCCTGGGCGAAGACGCCCTGGCCCGGTTCCGGCGCGAGCATCTGGGTATCGTGTTTCAGGCATTTCATCTCATTCCGACCATGACCGCCCTGGAGAACGCGGCTCTGCCTCTGGAATTTGCCCATCATCCGCAGGCTCTGGAACTGGCCAGAGCCGCCCTCGATCAGGTGGGGCTCGACGGCAGGCGCAATCATTATCCGTCCCAGCTTTCCGGCGGCGAGCAGCAGCGCGTGGCCCTGGCCAGGGCGTTTGCTCCCCGGCCGTCCATCATTCTGGCGGATGAGCCCACGGGCAATCTGGACGCGGACACCGGGCGACGGGTCATGGAATTTCTGTTTTCCATGCAGGAGGAGGACCAAACCACGCTGGTTCTGGTGACCCACGACCCGGCTCTGGCCGGACAATGCCAGCGTCAGGCCGTCATGCGCGCGGGCCGTCTGGAGGAACGGTGA
- a CDS encoding substrate-binding periplasmic protein yields the protein MKALLLTAIFCILPALARGDGLTVAYFEHPPYCYAEKGQAAGVLVELTRDILKEAGIPATFVTMPPNRILENIRSGRKDFCAVGWFKTPERERYASFSLPIYRDKGMVILTTARKAPKLRRHSTLRSLFKDHSLTLGQVEALSLGESVDQLRKETQVPTLPVTTKQGVLLRLIALNRASYMLAAPEEISALLQAADVPSEQFTILSMDGMPWGNLRYLMYSSNISPGMLDRINAAISNLVKIQSLLPEGR from the coding sequence ATGAAAGCACTCCTTCTGACTGCCATATTCTGCATCCTCCCGGCTCTGGCCAGAGGGGACGGACTCACCGTAGCCTACTTCGAGCATCCGCCCTACTGTTACGCGGAAAAAGGGCAGGCCGCCGGCGTTCTGGTGGAGCTGACCCGCGACATTCTGAAGGAGGCGGGTATCCCGGCCACATTCGTCACCATGCCCCCCAACCGCATTCTGGAAAATATCCGCTCGGGACGGAAGGATTTCTGCGCCGTGGGCTGGTTCAAGACACCGGAACGGGAACGCTACGCCAGCTTCAGCCTGCCCATTTACCGGGACAAAGGCATGGTGATTCTGACCACGGCCCGGAAGGCTCCGAAACTGCGCCGCCATTCCACTCTGCGCTCGCTCTTCAAAGACCACTCCCTGACTCTCGGCCAGGTCGAAGCCCTTTCCCTCGGCGAAAGCGTGGACCAGCTGAGAAAGGAAACCCAGGTCCCCACCCTGCCCGTGACCACCAAGCAGGGTGTGCTGCTCAGGCTCATCGCCCTGAACCGGGCGTCGTACATGCTGGCCGCCCCGGAAGAGATCTCCGCCCTGCTGCAGGCGGCCGACGTCCCCTCGGAACAGTTCACCATCCTGAGCATGGACGGTATGCCCTGGGGCAACCTGCGCTACCTGATGTACAGTTCCAACATATCCCCCGGCATGCTGGACAGGATCAACGCGGCCATCTCCAATCTGGTGAAGATACAAAGCCTCCTGCCCGAAGGCAGATAG
- a CDS encoding arylesterase, with product MPHVLFWVGLMTLALPARAAEPIHILAFGDSLTAGYGLPAAESFAAQLEKRLQDAGRAVRVTNAGVSGDTTSGGLARLGWSLEEKPRLVILELGANDGLRGLAPDRTRANLDAMIRQCREAGAAVILAGIHAPVNWGEDYKERFEAAFPELARQYSLPFYPFFLEGVIGHSSLVLEDGLHPNARGVARIVDGILPLVETELDKLDATPK from the coding sequence ATGCCCCACGTCCTTTTCTGGGTTGGTCTCATGACTTTGGCCCTGCCCGCGCGGGCGGCGGAACCAATCCACATTCTCGCCTTCGGCGACAGCCTCACCGCCGGCTACGGCCTGCCCGCCGCGGAATCCTTCGCCGCTCAACTGGAAAAACGCCTCCAGGACGCAGGACGGGCGGTCCGGGTGACCAACGCGGGTGTTTCGGGAGACACCACATCCGGCGGGCTGGCCCGGCTGGGCTGGTCTCTGGAGGAAAAACCCCGGCTGGTCATTCTGGAACTGGGAGCCAACGACGGCCTGCGGGGCCTGGCTCCGGACCGGACCCGCGCCAATCTGGACGCCATGATCAGACAGTGCCGTGAAGCGGGAGCGGCGGTCATCTTGGCCGGAATACACGCCCCGGTCAATTGGGGTGAGGACTACAAAGAGCGGTTCGAGGCGGCTTTTCCCGAGCTGGCCCGCCAATACTCCTTACCGTTCTATCCTTTTTTTCTCGAAGGAGTCATCGGCCACAGCAGCCTCGTTCTGGAAGATGGTCTGCACCCTAATGCGCGCGGGGTAGCCCGCATCGTGGACGGTATCCTGCCCCTGGTCGAAACCGAACTGGACAAACTGGACGCGACGCCGAAATGA
- the tig gene encoding trigger factor has translation MEYKVEELSPSRRAIKVDVPAEEVNASLSATVALYRRGADIKGFRKGKVPSSVVEARFRKQIYGEATSDLINYHINEIMGELGLSPLSRIDVDAREMERDEDFSYSFSFEIAPKFDLPEYKGLSVEEEEVTVDPEQVQGVIDRIRRSMAKTVIVKEERPVAGGDIAVIDFQAFQDGKPMDGIMANKFELPLGEGNSLAEFEDIVIGMTPGQTTARELTFPKDFINDKLAGQTVDMRVTLHAIKVRELPEVNDEFAELAGNYSSVREMEEAIEKSYLATRKQLVKGDAQKKLLDQIKAAVDFELPGSVLEEQIDSQIMELRDKLERQGKSLDSLGLSRDELRAQERPVAEEVVKSSLVLLAIANAEGLTVEPQEVDLVLQKMAASTGQDFHSIKDYYEQHNLMIPLKDRVLADKAMDIIYSSAQVSTVPSRAGESA, from the coding sequence ATGGAATACAAAGTGGAAGAACTGTCCCCGTCCAGACGCGCGATCAAGGTGGATGTGCCTGCCGAAGAAGTGAACGCCTCGCTGTCCGCCACCGTGGCCTTGTACCGCAGGGGCGCGGACATCAAGGGCTTCCGCAAGGGCAAGGTTCCTTCCTCCGTGGTGGAGGCCAGGTTTCGCAAGCAGATCTACGGGGAAGCCACCAGCGATCTGATCAACTACCACATAAACGAGATCATGGGCGAGCTGGGCCTGTCTCCGCTGTCCAGAATCGATGTGGATGCCCGCGAGATGGAACGGGACGAGGATTTTTCCTACAGCTTTTCCTTTGAAATCGCTCCCAAATTCGACCTGCCCGAATACAAGGGGCTGTCCGTGGAAGAAGAGGAAGTGACCGTGGATCCGGAGCAGGTCCAGGGTGTCATCGACCGCATCCGCCGGAGCATGGCCAAGACCGTGATCGTGAAGGAAGAGCGTCCCGTCGCCGGCGGGGATATTGCCGTCATCGACTTTCAGGCATTCCAGGACGGGAAACCCATGGACGGCATCATGGCCAACAAGTTCGAGCTGCCTCTGGGCGAGGGCAATTCTCTGGCCGAATTCGAGGATATCGTCATCGGCATGACTCCCGGCCAGACCACCGCGCGGGAGCTGACGTTCCCCAAGGATTTCATCAACGACAAGCTGGCCGGGCAGACCGTGGACATGCGGGTCACCCTGCACGCCATCAAGGTACGCGAACTGCCTGAGGTCAATGACGAGTTCGCCGAGCTGGCCGGCAATTATTCCTCGGTGCGGGAGATGGAGGAAGCCATCGAGAAATCCTATCTCGCCACCCGCAAACAGCTGGTCAAGGGCGACGCCCAGAAGAAGCTGCTGGATCAGATCAAGGCCGCCGTGGATTTCGAGCTGCCCGGAAGCGTGCTCGAAGAGCAGATCGACAGCCAGATCATGGAATTGCGGGACAAGCTTGAACGCCAGGGCAAGAGCCTCGACTCGCTGGGCCTGAGCCGGGATGAACTGCGCGCCCAGGAACGTCCTGTTGCCGAGGAAGTGGTGAAGTCTTCTCTGGTGCTTCTGGCCATCGCCAACGCCGAGGGACTGACCGTGGAACCGCAGGAAGTGGACTTGGTGTTGCAGAAGATGGCGGCCTCCACAGGCCAGGACTTTCATTCCATCAAGGACTACTACGAACAGCACAACCTGATGATCCCCCTCAAGGATCGGGTGCTGGCGGACAAGGCCATGGACATCATCTATTCCAGCGCGCAGGTGTCCACGGTTCCTTCCCGCGCCGGAGAAAGCGCCTGA
- a CDS encoding ABC transporter permease has product MEAIRTRFPDAGWRVRDFSNAAAGVRTTLERLRVYLTLVGLTALLVGGLGIAGGVRGYLEGRLVHMAAMKCMGGSTRTLFASYLLQILALGALGAGAGMIAGGMAPWILARLGGDALPIPIESGLYAAPLVQASLFGLLTTLAFAMPPLFRAVLVRPAGIFRGYVSAGAKPLPPVALVFSGLFFLLLAGLVFLFSDDSRLSGWFVGGVAAAWLLFRGMAALIRWLAGKAPRLPLPSLRVGVASIHRPGSPGVSLVFALGFGLTALVAVVMVNASLDRSLSVELTRQAPAFFFMDIRGHEADGFREAVLSVPGVERLDLRPMVRGRIVRIKDVPVENATISEDTRWAVRGDRGFSYGPDFPEGSELVRGSWWEKDYAGPPLVSLTSDLARGFGVDIGDTLTVNVLGRPLTATVASIRDVNWRTLAMQFAVIFSPGVLEKAPQSWLGAAYGVGDEHLLFSRVTEKFPDVAVVTVRDVLESAAVMMRRMSRAFQVMAGLALAVGLLVLGGAFSADQHRRIYDSVIYKVCGATRRDILTVLAAEFSLAGLFTGLASLALGTLAAWGVVSGLLQMPFAPDLGLSLLTVLGGTGVSLVIGLLGTWRALGRKAAPLLRNE; this is encoded by the coding sequence GTGGAAGCGATCCGGACACGGTTTCCCGATGCCGGATGGCGGGTGCGCGATTTTTCCAACGCCGCGGCCGGAGTGCGGACCACTCTGGAGCGGTTGCGCGTGTATCTGACTCTGGTGGGGCTGACCGCCCTGCTGGTGGGCGGACTGGGCATCGCGGGCGGGGTGCGCGGCTACCTCGAAGGCCGTCTGGTCCACATGGCAGCCATGAAGTGCATGGGCGGCTCCACGCGGACGCTTTTTGCCTCGTACCTGCTGCAGATTCTGGCTCTGGGCGCTCTGGGCGCGGGGGCGGGCATGATCGCCGGGGGCATGGCTCCCTGGATTCTGGCCCGTCTGGGCGGGGACGCGCTGCCCATCCCCATCGAATCCGGCCTGTACGCGGCGCCTCTGGTCCAGGCCTCCCTGTTCGGTTTGCTCACGACTCTCGCTTTTGCCATGCCGCCTCTCTTTCGGGCGGTACTGGTCCGGCCTGCGGGTATATTCAGAGGATATGTGTCCGCCGGCGCGAAACCCCTGCCGCCTGTCGCTCTGGTTTTTTCAGGTCTGTTTTTTCTGCTGCTCGCTGGTCTTGTATTCCTTTTTTCGGACGATTCCCGGCTGTCGGGCTGGTTTGTGGGCGGAGTCGCCGCAGCCTGGCTGCTTTTCAGAGGCATGGCCGCCCTGATCCGCTGGCTGGCGGGCAAAGCGCCGCGTCTGCCTCTGCCCAGCCTGCGCGTGGGCGTGGCCAGTATTCACCGGCCGGGGTCGCCGGGAGTAAGCTTGGTTTTTGCCCTGGGGTTCGGCCTCACGGCCCTGGTTGCCGTGGTCATGGTCAATGCCAGTCTGGACCGCAGCCTGTCCGTGGAACTGACTCGGCAGGCTCCGGCTTTTTTCTTCATGGACATCCGGGGGCACGAGGCGGACGGCTTTCGCGAAGCGGTTCTGTCCGTCCCCGGGGTGGAACGGCTGGATTTGCGGCCCATGGTCCGGGGTCGCATTGTGCGCATCAAGGATGTGCCTGTGGAAAACGCGACCATCTCCGAGGACACCCGGTGGGCCGTGCGCGGAGACCGGGGTTTCTCCTATGGCCCGGATTTTCCCGAGGGCAGCGAACTGGTCCGGGGCTCGTGGTGGGAAAAGGACTATGCGGGGCCGCCGCTTGTTTCCCTGACCTCGGATCTGGCCCGGGGCTTCGGCGTGGACATCGGCGATACTCTGACGGTCAATGTGCTGGGGCGGCCCCTGACCGCCACGGTGGCCAGCATCCGGGACGTGAACTGGCGGACTCTGGCCATGCAGTTCGCTGTCATCTTTTCGCCGGGCGTGCTGGAGAAGGCCCCGCAGAGCTGGCTCGGCGCAGCCTACGGCGTGGGTGACGAACATCTTCTTTTTTCTCGCGTCACGGAGAAATTCCCGGATGTGGCCGTGGTCACGGTCCGGGATGTGCTGGAGAGCGCGGCCGTCATGATGCGGCGCATGTCCAGAGCCTTTCAGGTCATGGCGGGACTGGCCCTGGCCGTGGGACTGCTGGTTCTGGGCGGGGCGTTTTCCGCGGATCAGCACCGCCGCATTTACGACAGCGTGATTTACAAGGTCTGCGGCGCCACCCGCCGGGATATTCTGACGGTTCTGGCTGCGGAGTTTTCTCTGGCCGGGCTGTTCACGGGTCTGGCCAGTCTGGCGCTGGGTACTCTGGCCGCCTGGGGCGTGGTCAGCGGGCTTTTGCAGATGCCTTTTGCGCCGGATCTGGGCCTGAGTCTGCTGACGGTGCTGGGCGGAACAGGCGTTTCCCTGGTTATCGGCCTGCTCGGTACTTGGCGGGCTCTGGGACGCAAGGCCGCGCCGCTTCTGCGTAACGAGTAG